Proteins encoded in a region of the Panthera tigris isolate Pti1 chromosome B2, P.tigris_Pti1_mat1.1, whole genome shotgun sequence genome:
- the BTNL2 gene encoding butyrophilin-like protein 2: protein MVDFPGYSLSGVVASFFFVLFTMRQPDSWRVIGPAHPILARIGEDALLTCQILPKRAVMPTKMTWYRSDPNAVVFAQWDGADVTEMQMEEYRERVEWIKDDVPEGSVTLKINNIRPSDNGQYWCCFQEKNYYEETSLLLEVAGVGSSPYIHMEGPIESGVQLVCTAKGWFPEPQVYWEDATGKKLLSVSEHSIQDENGLFYVEATLVVRNASLETVSCFIHNPILNEEKSSVISIPEKLQNELASLKVIGPSQPILVRVGEDIQLTCCLSPKTNAQSMEVRWLQSHHYPAVYVYVDGEHVTEEQMTEYRGRTTLVSDAINEGRLTLQIHNATTSDNGQYRCRFEKDGVYQEASLDLKIVGLGSSPLITIIGQKDGEIELMCSSEGWFPQPHVQWKDMEAKIIPSFSEVLTQGSHGLFHVKTSLLVTNSFIVNVTCSISNPLLGEEKMATFSLSESMMTFSWKTVFICGLLLAAAVGLVMRKSYKKGSIQNGIARVVQQ from the exons ATGGTGGATTTTCCAGGATACAGTCTATCTGGTGTGGTTGCCTCTTTCTTCTTCGTACTGTTCACCATGAGGCAGCCAG ATAGCTGGAGAGTGATTGGTCCTGCACATCCTATACTGGCTAGGATTGGGGAAGATGCTCTACTCACCTGTCAAATCCTACCCAAGAGGGCCGTGATGCCCACAAAGATGACATGGTACCGCTCAGATCCCAACGCAGTGGTGTTTGCACAGTGGGATGGAGCTGATGTGACCGAGATGCAAATGGAGGAGTACAGAGAAAGGGTAGAGTGGATAAAGGATGATGTTCCTGAGGGAAGTGTGACTCTGAAGATAAACAACATTCGACCATCTGATAATGGGCAATACTGGTGCTGCTTCCAAGAGAAGAACTATTATGAAGAAACAAGCTTGTTGCTTGAAGTAGCAG GTGTGGGATCTTCCCCTTACATCCACATGGAGGGACCTATAGAAAGTGGAGTCCAGCTGGTGTGCACTGCAAAAGGCTGGTTCCCAGAGCCCCAGGTCTATTGGGAAGATGCCACAGGAAAGAAGTTGCTGTCTGTCTCTGAGCATTCCATCCAAGATGAGAACGGCCTGTTCTATGTGGAAGCCACTCTTGTGGTGAGGAATGCCTCTTTGGAGACCGTGTCCTGCTTCATCCACAACCCTATCCTCAATGAGGAGAAGAGCTCAGTCATCTCCATTCCAG aGAAACTCCAGAATGAGCTAG CTTCCTTAAAAGTGATTGGACCTTCCCAGCCCATCCTTGTCAGAGTGGGAGAAGACATACAATTAACCTGTTGTCTGTCCCCCAAGACTAATGCACAAAGCATGGAGGTGAGGTGGCTCCAATCACACCATTATCCTGCTGTTTATGTGTATGTGGATGGGGAACATGTGACTGAAGAGCAGATGACAGAATATAGAGGGAGAACAACCTTGGTGAGTGATGCCATCAATGAGGGGAGACTGACCCTGCAGATACACAACGCCACAACGTCAGATAATGGGCAGTACCGGTGCCGTTTTGAAAAAGATGGTGTCTACCAGGAGGCCAGTTTGGATCTGAAGATAGTAG GTCTAGGTTCTTCCCCTCTGATTACCATAATAGGACAGAAGGATGGAGAAATAGAGTTGATGTGCAGTTCAGAAGGGTGGTTCCCACAGCCCCATGTGCAGTGGAAGGACATGGAAGCAAAGATAATACCATCATTTTCAGAGGTTCTGACTCAAGGAAGTCATGGGCTTTTCCATGTGAAGACATCTCTATTGGTCACAAACAGCTTTATTGTGAATGTAACCTGCTCCATTAGCAACCCCCTTCTTGGTGAGGAGAAAATGgcaactttttctctctcag AGTCCATGATGACTTTTTCATGGAAGACAGTGTTTATTTGTGGATTGCTTCTTGCTGCAGCTGTAGGCCTGGTCATGAGGAAGAGCTATAAAAAAG GCTCTATTCAGAATGGGATTGCCAGAGTGGTCCAGCAATAA
- the LOC102969401 gene encoding butyrophilin subfamily 1 member A1-like, with product MVGFLDLSLLRDFFSLLLLQVSMWGSDSFLVISPSEPIVAMLGMDTVLPCHVSPAMSAENMELRWFRSEFSEAVYVYQDGMEQVGEQLVDFKGRAELVKDYITEGRVSVRIYSLRISDSGIYKCFFKKGSEFQEATLELKVIGLGSGPHVFMVGPEGTGIRLTCTGKRWFPQPEVQWKDAMGEKIPSLSEVETQDDDGLFQIEASLIVRDSSKREVSCSMKNPFFGQEQVETISIPESFFPRTSPWMTAFAVTFIILGIFLGAVVFLAWKERQEKKRTQEAQAEKEKESKDKESLEKELGRRKQLYQQDWRKAKLYADWRKEQFEAVAVTLDPDTAHHNLILSENRKQVSLMGNAPQNCDASVRQGQGESETIFSVLGQNCFTTGRHYWEIEVNIGTEVGLEPRWAVGVCSDTAERNGWFVESPEKNFWVIAYNKGVLISRPESLSLRQHPQRIGVFLDLEDKDVSFYNMVDGSHIYSFTGITFYGTLHPYLSLQGAGTYVTICSASDDTENYPESSPKTHLKSRDMGVAQEANPLLPP from the exons ATGGTGGGTTTCTTGGACTTGTCTCTGCTAAGAGACTTCTTCTCTCTCCTACTTCTCCAGGTGTCCATGTGGGGCTCAg ATTCATTCTTGGTTATCAGCCCCTCAGAGCCAATTGTAGCCATGCTGGGCATGGACACAGTGCTGCCCTGTCACGTGTCCCCGGCCATGAGTGCAGAGAATATGGAGCTGCGGTGGTTCCGTTCTGAATTCTCAGAGGCTGTGTATGTATATCAGGATGGAATGGAGCAGGTGGGAGAACAGCTGGTAGATTTCAAAGGGAGAGCGGAGTTGGTGAAAGATTACATCACTGAGGGAAGAGTATCTGTGAGAATCTACAGTCTCCGGATCTCAGACAGTGGAATAtacaagtgtttttttaaaaaaggcagtgAATTTCAAGAAGCCACTTTGGAGCTGAAGGTGATCG GTCTGGGTTCTGGTCCTCATGTTTTCATGGTAGGTCCAGAAGGTACAGGAATAAGACTGACATGCACAGGCAAGAGGTGGTTTCCCCAGCCTGAGGTGCAATGGAAAGATGCAATGGGAGAGAAGATACCATCTCTTTCTGAGGTTGAGACCCAGGATGACGATGGGTTATTTCAAATAGAGGCATCCCTCATTGTAAGAGACAGTTCAAAAAGAGAAGTGTCCTGCTCCATGAAGAACCCCTTCTTTGGACAAGAGCAGGTGGAAACCATTTCTATCCCAG AATCCTTCTTCCCTAGGACCTCTCCTTGGATGACGGCATTTGCTGTGACGTTTATCATACTTGGGATATTCCTGGGTGCTGTTGTGTTTTTGGCCTGGAAAGAACGACAGGAgaagaagagaacacaggaagcccaggcagaaaaagagaaagaaagtaaagacaaaG aatCACTTGAGAAAGAGCTTG GGAGAAGAAAGCAATTATATCAACAAG acTGGAGAAAAGCAAAGTTATATGCTG actgGAGAAAAGAACAGTTTGAAGCAG TTGCTGTTACTCTGGATCCAGACACAGCTCATCACAACCTCATCCTATCTGAGAATAGAAAACAAGTTTCTTTAATGGGAAATGCTcctcagaattgtgatgcttcagTACGCCAAGGACAAGGGGAATCTGAAACCATCTTCAGTGTTCTGGGCCAGAATTGCTTTACCACAGGGAGACATTACTGGGAGATAGAAGTCAATATAGGCACAGAAGTTGGACTTGAACCTAGATGGGCTGTGGGTGTTTGCTCAGATACAGCGGAGAGAAATGGGTGGTTTGTAGAAAGTCCAGAGAAGAATTTCTGGGTGATAGCATATAACAAAGGAGTTCTCATCTCCCGCCCAGAGTCTCTGTCACTGAGACAGCATCCTCAAAGGATAGGAGTTTTCCTGGACTTGGAGGATAAGGATGTGTCCTTTTACAACATGGTTGATGGATCCCACATCTATTCCTTTACTGGAATCACCTTCTATGGGACCCTCCATCCTTATTTAAGCCTTCAGGGTGCTGGCACATATGTGACCATCTGCTCAGCTTCAGATGACACTGAAAATTACCCTGAGTCTTCTCCAAAGACTCATTTAAAGAGTCGTGATATGGGTGTTGCCCAAGAGGCTAATCCTCTATTACCTCCATAA